Proteins encoded in a region of the Plasmodium falciparum 3D7 genome assembly, chromosome: 1 genome:
- a CDS encoding rifin, producing the protein MKDHYINILLFALPLNILVYNQRNYYITPRHTETNRSLCECELYSPTNYDSDPEMKRVMQQFEDRTTQRFHEYDEKMQSKRIQCKDRCDKEIQKIILKDKLDKELTEKFATLHTDIQNDAIPTCVCEKSLADKVEKTCLKCTQNLGGIVAPSSGVLGGIGEFELSVWKPAALAAAKEFAEKAGAAQGAIAGNAHGMKIVIYYLKDWGIQQCCPEIFNPFVAKNIYTEVANISGDIIAKYSAKCADTVTGGNSMCKAFCLKLGTNIAHGGRTLSVDHIVQLKIKGLVERADQAVAHVTKTTSETVTAAIKARETALIEGRFESSITSINASIIAIIVIVLILVIIYLILRYRRKKKMKKKLQYLKLLKE; encoded by the coding sequence GTATATAATCAAAGGAACTATTACATTACACCACGTCATACAGAAACCAACAGATCTTTATGTGAATGTGAATTATATTCACCTACGAACTATGATAGTGATCCCGAAATGAAAAGGGTAATGCAACAATTTGAGGATCGTACAACACAACGATTTCACGAATATGACGAAAAGATGCAAAGTAAACGAATACAATGTAAAGATCGATGTGACAAagaaattcaaaaaattattttaaaagataaactCGATAAGGAACTAACAGAAAAGTTTGCTACGCTACACACggatatacaaaatgatgCTATTCCCACATGTGTTTGCGAAAAGTCGTTAGCAGATAAAGTGGAAAAAACATGTTTGAAATGTACCCAAAATTTGGGAGGGATTGTTGCACCCTCTTCAGGAGTATTAGGAGGAATTGGTGAATTTGAGCTAAGTGTTTGGAAACCTGCGGCATTGGCAGCTGCTAAGGAATTTGCCGAAAAAGCCGGTGCAGCTCAGGGTGCTATTGCAGGTAATGCCCATGGTATGAAAATAGTTATTTATTATCTAAAAGATTGGGGTATACAGCAATGTTGTCCTGAAATATTTAATCCCTTTGTTGCTAAAAACATTTATACTGAAGTCGCAAATATTTCTGGTGATATTATTGCCAAATATAGTGCGAAGTGTGCGGATACGGTCACTGGTGGTAATTCTATGTGCAAAGCATTTTGTCTTAAATTAGGCACAAATATTGCACATGGTGGAAGAACTCTTTCAGTAGATCATATTGTACAATTAAAGATAAAAGGACTTGTTGAACGAGCTGATCAAGCTGTCGCTCACGTTACCAAGACTACTAGTGAAACTGTTACTGCTGCAATAAAAGCTCGAGAGACCGCTTTGATAGAAGGTAGATTTGAAAGTTCCATTACTTCTATAAATGCTTCGATTATTGCAATTATAGTAATCGTTTTAATTttggtaataatatatttaattttacgttatagaagaaaaaaaaaaatgaagaaaaaactgCAATAtttgaaattattaaaagaatag
- a CDS encoding rifin translates to MKLHYTKILLFFFPLYILVYSKNKPSITPHHTQTNRSLCECDTQSTNYNNDEDIKSVKEIFDRQTSQRFEEYEERMQEKRQKRKEQRDKNIQEIIEKDRMDKLLAEKVEKGCLRCGCGLGGVAAGVGIFGTVAVKELTKASTVAAIAAAQEAAAAKGAVAGAEAGIKTVISGLQKLDISTLNGQTLVSYFDTTDYTNFKTIAHAINTQYDPSPCVLGRSGASESFCSWVRANFFAPQEISGKVSSTYESIEIGVTSIVSDAKKAAAAAVKKATDEVIKNSTAAAESTYAGCQTAIIASVVAIIIIALVMIIIYLVLRYRRKKKMNKKAQYTELLNQ, encoded by the exons ATGAAACTGCACTAcactaaaatattattatttttctttccattatatatattg gtGTATAGTAAAAACAAACCATCCATCACACCACATCATACACAAACCAATAGATCATTATGTGAATGTGACACACAATCgacaaattataataatgatgaggaTATCAAATCAGTGAAGGAAATTTTCGATCGACAAACGTCACAACGTTTTGAAGAATACGAAGAACGTATGCAAGAAAAACGCCAAAAACGTAAAGAACAACGtgacaaaaatatacaagAAATTATTGAAAAAGATAGAATGGATAAATTATTAGCAGAAAAAGTAGAAAAAGGTTGTCTTAGGTGTGGGTGTGGATTAGGAGGTGTTGCAGCAGGTGTTGGAATATTTGGTACAGTTGCTGTAAAAGAGTTGACAAAAGCTTCTACGGTTGCCGCTATTGCAGCAGCTCAGGAAGCAGCTGCTGCTAAGGGTGCTGTTGCAGGTGCTGAGGCAGGTATTAAGACGGTTATTTCAGGATTACAAAAATTGGATATATCAACTCTAAATGGTCAGACACTCGTATCCTATTTTGATACAACAGATTATACTAATTTCAAAACCATTGCTCACGCTATAAATACTCAATATGACCCATCGCCATGTGTATTAGGTAGATCTGGCGCTTCTGAGTCTTTTTGCTCTTGGGTGAGGGCAAATTTTTTTGCTCCACAGGAAATTTCAGGGAAGGTTTCTTCAACGTACGAATCTATAGAAATAGGTGTAACATCTATCGTCTCAGATGCCAAAAAAGCTGCTGCAGCAGCTGTAAAAAAGGCTACTGATgaagttataaaaaatagCACTGCTGCAGCAGAATCTACATATGCTGGTTGCCAGACTGCTATTATTGCTTCTGTTGTtgcaataataattatagctttagttatgataattatatatttagttTTACGTTAtcgtagaaaaaaaaaaatgaataaaaaagcCCAATACACAGAATTattaaatcaataa